From the genome of Phytohabitans rumicis, one region includes:
- a CDS encoding glycoside hydrolase family 15 protein, whose amino-acid sequence MTAVEERMPKVQSAAAPTPFPPIEEYAFLSNCHTGALVGPDGSVDWLCVPSFDSPSIFGSLLDREAGNFRFGPYGFNHPVSRRYVPGTNILETTWRTGGGWVVVRDALTLVARGGAPDTVTPHTRPPTDDDADHVLVRVVECTEGRVEVEMVCEPIFDYGRAPAQWRLLDADQHTAEATGAGATVRLVTDLPLGIEGDRVRGRHALRAGERAFCALSWGDPRDVPQTVQEAEARLADTTRYWHHWLSGARIPDHRWREPLQRSALTIKGLTYMPTGATVAALTTSLPETPGGERNWDYRYTWMRDSTFTLQALHYMNLDWEADEFMQFVADVEANEDGALQIMYGIDGRRDLTESTRDELSGYAGAQPVRIGNGAYNQRQNDVYGAVLDSILLHSRNSERLPRRLWPIVQSQAECATKIWQQPDQGIWEARGEPQHYVSSKLMSWIALDRAATLAEIRGDPRLAAKWRGTAEEIHADILANGVSPRGVLRQHYATDALDASTLLAALFHFLPPDDSRIRKTVDAIADELTENGFVLRYRTDETDDGMSGKEGTFLICSFWQVSALTMVGEMQRARDLMERLLRVASPLGLYAEEFDADTGRFLGNFPQAFSHLALIEAASRIILHEMLGALV is encoded by the coding sequence GTGACCGCCGTCGAGGAACGGATGCCCAAGGTGCAGAGCGCCGCCGCGCCGACGCCGTTCCCGCCGATCGAGGAGTACGCGTTCCTGTCCAACTGCCACACCGGAGCCCTGGTCGGCCCGGACGGCTCCGTCGACTGGCTGTGCGTGCCGTCGTTCGACTCGCCCAGCATCTTCGGCAGCCTGCTGGACCGGGAGGCGGGCAACTTCCGGTTCGGGCCGTACGGCTTCAACCATCCGGTGTCACGGCGGTACGTGCCCGGGACGAACATCCTGGAGACGACCTGGCGTACCGGTGGGGGCTGGGTGGTCGTCCGGGACGCGTTGACCCTGGTCGCCCGGGGCGGCGCGCCGGACACGGTCACGCCGCACACCCGGCCGCCGACCGACGACGACGCCGACCACGTGCTGGTCCGGGTCGTGGAGTGCACCGAGGGTCGGGTCGAGGTGGAGATGGTCTGCGAGCCGATCTTCGACTACGGCCGGGCGCCGGCGCAGTGGCGGCTGCTCGACGCCGACCAGCACACGGCCGAGGCCACCGGGGCCGGTGCGACGGTCCGCCTCGTCACGGACCTGCCGCTCGGCATCGAGGGCGACCGGGTCCGCGGCCGGCACGCGCTGCGGGCCGGGGAGCGGGCGTTCTGCGCGCTGTCCTGGGGTGACCCGCGGGACGTGCCGCAGACCGTCCAGGAGGCCGAGGCCCGGCTGGCGGACACCACCCGCTACTGGCACCACTGGCTGTCCGGCGCGCGGATACCCGACCACCGGTGGCGGGAGCCGCTGCAGCGCTCCGCCTTGACGATCAAGGGACTGACCTACATGCCGACCGGCGCGACCGTCGCCGCCCTGACGACGTCCCTGCCGGAGACCCCCGGCGGCGAACGCAACTGGGACTACCGGTACACGTGGATGCGCGACAGCACGTTCACCCTGCAGGCCCTGCACTACATGAACCTGGACTGGGAGGCCGACGAGTTCATGCAGTTCGTCGCCGACGTGGAGGCCAACGAGGACGGCGCCCTGCAGATCATGTACGGCATCGACGGCCGCCGCGACCTCACCGAGTCCACCCGGGACGAGCTGTCCGGGTACGCCGGCGCCCAGCCGGTACGCATCGGCAACGGGGCCTACAACCAGCGGCAGAACGACGTGTACGGCGCCGTGCTCGACTCGATCCTGCTGCACAGCCGCAACAGCGAGCGGCTGCCGCGGCGGCTCTGGCCGATCGTGCAGTCGCAGGCCGAGTGCGCGACCAAGATCTGGCAGCAGCCGGATCAGGGCATCTGGGAGGCCCGCGGCGAGCCGCAGCACTACGTGTCCTCCAAGCTCATGTCGTGGATCGCGCTGGACCGCGCGGCCACCCTCGCCGAGATCCGGGGGGACCCGCGCCTGGCGGCCAAGTGGCGGGGCACGGCCGAGGAGATCCACGCCGACATCCTCGCCAACGGCGTGAGCCCGCGCGGCGTGCTGCGCCAGCACTACGCCACCGACGCGCTCGACGCGTCCACCCTGCTCGCGGCGCTGTTCCACTTCCTGCCGCCGGACGACAGCCGGATCCGCAAGACGGTCGACGCGATCGCCGACGAGCTGACCGAGAACGGTTTCGTGCTGCGCTACCGCACGGACGAGACCGACGACGGCATGTCCGGCAAGGAGGGCACCTTCCTGATCTGCTCCTTCTGGCAGGTGTCCGCCCTGACCATGGTCGGCGAGATGCAGCGTGCCCGGGACCTGATGGAGCGGCTGCTGCGCGTCGCCTCACCGCTGGGCCTGTACGCCGAGGAGTTCGACGCCGATACCGGACGGTTCCTGGGCAACTTCCCGCAGGCGTTCTCGCACCTGGCGCTGATCGAGGCCGCCAGCCGGATCATCCTGCACGAGATGCTCGGGGCGTTGGTATGA
- a CDS encoding GMC oxidoreductase: MSETYDVIIIGTGAGGGTLARQLAPTGKRILLLERGGWLPREPQNWLAADVFVDNRYISPDTWYDQHGKAFQPQVHYYIGGATKLYGAALYRLRREDFGELRHHDGVSPAWPIAYEDLEPYYTKAERLYQVHGVHGEDPTEPPASGAYPFPPVSHEPRIQQLSDDLARAGYHPFHAPCGIRLNEANMPESRCVRCANCDGFPCPLHAKSDAEVFGVRPALQHPNVDLLTDAEAVRLRTNESGTAVTQVVVEHDGHEERYAADIVVVACGAANSAKLLLRSANDKHPNGLANGSDQVGRNYMFHDSQAVLALSREPNPTVFQKTLGVNDFYFGGPDFPYPMGNIQMVGKSQADMYRGEKPLETKLAPQWTLHDVARHAIDFWLSTEDLPNPDNRVTLDGGEAIRLSYQPSNPTAAKRLYHQLKSMLGHLGMHPDHLIHRFAYLKSDIPVAGVAHQAGTCRFGTDPATSVLDVDCRAHELDNLYVVDTSFFPSIGAVNPALTAMANAIRVADHLRERLDARVPTGAARG, encoded by the coding sequence GTGAGCGAGACCTACGACGTCATCATCATCGGTACGGGGGCCGGCGGCGGCACCCTGGCCCGGCAGTTGGCGCCGACCGGAAAGCGGATCCTGCTGCTGGAACGCGGCGGGTGGCTGCCACGCGAACCGCAGAACTGGCTCGCCGCCGACGTCTTCGTGGACAACCGCTACATCTCGCCGGACACCTGGTACGACCAGCACGGCAAGGCGTTCCAGCCGCAGGTGCACTACTACATCGGCGGCGCCACCAAGCTGTACGGGGCGGCGCTGTACCGGCTGCGCCGGGAGGACTTCGGCGAGCTGCGGCACCACGACGGCGTCTCACCCGCGTGGCCGATCGCGTACGAGGACCTGGAGCCCTACTACACCAAGGCCGAGCGGCTCTACCAGGTGCACGGCGTGCACGGCGAGGACCCGACCGAGCCGCCGGCCAGCGGGGCGTACCCGTTCCCGCCGGTCTCCCACGAACCGCGCATCCAGCAGCTGTCCGACGACCTGGCCCGCGCCGGCTACCACCCGTTCCACGCGCCGTGCGGCATCCGGTTGAACGAGGCCAACATGCCGGAGAGCCGGTGCGTGCGCTGCGCGAACTGCGACGGCTTTCCCTGCCCGCTACACGCCAAGTCGGACGCGGAGGTCTTCGGCGTACGCCCGGCGCTGCAACACCCCAACGTCGACCTGCTGACCGACGCCGAGGCGGTCCGGTTGCGGACCAACGAATCCGGCACCGCTGTCACCCAGGTCGTGGTCGAGCATGACGGCCACGAGGAGCGGTACGCGGCCGACATCGTGGTGGTCGCCTGCGGCGCGGCCAACTCCGCCAAGCTGCTGCTGCGCTCCGCGAACGACAAGCACCCGAACGGCCTGGCCAACGGCTCGGACCAGGTCGGGCGCAACTACATGTTCCACGACAGCCAGGCCGTGCTGGCGCTGTCCCGCGAGCCGAACCCGACGGTGTTCCAGAAGACCCTCGGCGTCAACGACTTCTACTTCGGCGGCCCCGACTTCCCGTACCCGATGGGCAACATCCAGATGGTCGGCAAGTCGCAGGCGGACATGTACCGCGGCGAGAAACCCCTGGAGACCAAGCTCGCGCCACAGTGGACGCTGCACGACGTGGCCCGGCACGCCATCGACTTCTGGCTGTCCACGGAGGACCTTCCGAACCCGGACAACCGGGTCACGCTCGACGGCGGCGAAGCCATCCGGCTCAGCTACCAGCCCAGCAACCCGACCGCCGCCAAGCGGCTCTACCACCAGCTCAAGAGCATGCTCGGACACCTCGGCATGCACCCGGACCACCTGATCCACCGGTTCGCGTACCTCAAGAGCGACATCCCCGTCGCCGGCGTGGCCCACCAGGCCGGCACCTGCCGGTTCGGCACGGATCCGGCCACGTCCGTGCTCGACGTCGACTGCCGCGCCCACGAACTGGACAACCTGTACGTGGTGGACACCAGCTTCTTCCCCAGCATCGGCGCGGTGAACCCGGCGCTGACCGCGATGGCCAACGCCATCCGGGTCGCGGACCATCTGCGGGAAAGGTTGGACGCGCGGGTCCCGACGGGCGCGGCGCGGGGCTGA
- a CDS encoding outer membrane protein assembly factor BamB family protein codes for MATDAMNPAVPADFGSSARTSTPPGSAGGNPLAWLAGAWARAVLAREGDAAGAVTLPWLTLSVLAMVELVGQIPSVRTWTTPSPSFVNGVARAAEHLGHAPAPLAAIVDPLRAWVQPALPATSTWLAVAAVPVLLVSCLAVVRQYRQPTVNARALRLAALLVGGAVMVAYVLHLAATVLAPIAVGVTAVHTALLVGLVIGSGLLFRLAVGRRTATDLPPAGRRRRRVRRAAVACAAVVALAIALSVAPKPTFWPVLALPGTALAGHAALLAGGRAYFATGTPGILNVTAVDRDSGERRWSRQLRRDGDAMPASVRLSGSSRVLLVDDGVASTALRADDGHPLWTKPAGTVRAFGNAMILLDAAKATIAALDETTGAALWTRRHPAKTGLYGRTTEPGTLAPISALVQLEPDGTVRVLRPSDGAVLGQQPRLTRGAQRIWLLGDTLLWTLTAPSPRVVAYSTDDLTKPVWTAPTGKPSTVAAAPCGRQRICVADATGARAYDARTGRVAWRLTGARDRAFGGPDGTVVVWSGTETVLLDQRGTVLATYPDVRGYPLDGERVLLIAGAIGERGERERAFALFQPSNRTRQPLGRSSVDPAACAWEATHLACAGSTLRLWHLPT; via the coding sequence GTGGCAACCGACGCGATGAATCCCGCCGTCCCCGCCGACTTCGGCTCGTCCGCGCGTACGTCGACGCCGCCCGGCTCGGCCGGCGGAAACCCGCTCGCCTGGCTCGCCGGGGCATGGGCGCGCGCGGTGCTCGCCCGGGAGGGCGACGCCGCCGGGGCGGTGACGCTGCCCTGGCTGACCCTCTCCGTCCTGGCCATGGTCGAACTCGTCGGCCAGATCCCGTCCGTCCGGACCTGGACCACGCCCAGCCCCTCGTTCGTCAACGGAGTGGCTCGCGCAGCCGAGCACCTCGGCCACGCCCCGGCACCGCTGGCCGCCATCGTCGACCCGCTGCGCGCCTGGGTACAGCCGGCGTTGCCGGCGACGTCCACCTGGCTGGCGGTCGCCGCCGTTCCGGTGCTGCTCGTGTCCTGCCTGGCCGTGGTCCGGCAGTACCGGCAGCCGACCGTCAACGCCCGCGCGCTGCGACTGGCCGCGCTCCTCGTGGGCGGCGCGGTCATGGTGGCGTACGTGCTCCACCTGGCCGCCACGGTGCTGGCCCCGATCGCCGTCGGCGTGACGGCGGTCCACACGGCGCTGCTGGTCGGCCTGGTCATCGGGTCGGGCCTGCTGTTCCGGCTGGCGGTCGGGCGCCGGACCGCGACGGATCTGCCTCCCGCCGGCCGCCGCCGGCGCCGCGTACGCCGGGCCGCTGTCGCGTGCGCCGCCGTCGTCGCGCTCGCCATCGCGCTGAGCGTGGCGCCCAAGCCGACCTTCTGGCCGGTCCTCGCGCTGCCGGGCACCGCCCTCGCCGGCCACGCCGCGCTGCTCGCCGGCGGGCGGGCGTACTTCGCGACCGGCACCCCCGGCATCCTCAACGTCACCGCGGTCGACCGGGACTCCGGCGAACGGCGCTGGAGCCGGCAGCTGCGGCGGGACGGCGATGCGATGCCCGCCTCCGTCCGGCTGAGCGGTTCGTCCCGCGTCCTGCTCGTCGACGACGGCGTGGCGAGCACCGCCCTGCGCGCCGACGACGGCCATCCACTCTGGACAAAGCCGGCCGGCACGGTGCGCGCGTTCGGCAACGCGATGATCCTGCTCGACGCGGCCAAGGCCACGATCGCGGCGCTGGACGAGACGACCGGGGCGGCACTGTGGACCCGCCGCCACCCCGCCAAGACCGGCCTGTACGGGCGGACCACCGAACCGGGCACCCTCGCGCCGATCAGCGCGCTCGTCCAGTTGGAGCCCGACGGCACGGTACGCGTCCTGCGCCCGAGCGACGGTGCGGTGCTCGGCCAGCAGCCCCGGCTGACCCGCGGGGCACAGCGGATCTGGCTGCTCGGCGACACTCTCCTGTGGACGCTGACCGCACCGAGCCCGCGGGTCGTCGCCTACTCGACCGACGATCTCACCAAGCCGGTCTGGACCGCCCCCACCGGCAAGCCCAGCACGGTGGCCGCCGCGCCGTGCGGCCGGCAGCGGATCTGCGTCGCCGACGCCACCGGCGCCCGCGCGTACGACGCCCGCACCGGCCGCGTGGCCTGGCGGCTCACCGGCGCGCGGGACCGGGCGTTCGGCGGCCCGGACGGCACGGTCGTGGTGTGGTCGGGCACCGAAACCGTCCTGCTCGACCAGCGAGGCACCGTGCTCGCCACGTACCCCGACGTGCGCGGCTATCCCCTCGACGGCGAACGCGTCCTGCTGATCGCCGGCGCCATCGGCGAGCGCGGCGAACGCGAACGCGCGTTCGCCCTGTTCCAGCCGTCCAACCGGACCCGCCAACCACTCGGCCGCTCGTCCGTCGACCCCGCCGCCTGCGCCTGGGAAGCCACCCACCTAGCCTGCGCCGGCTCCACCCTCCGCCTCTGGCACCTCCCCACCTGA
- a CDS encoding cation:proton antiporter: MTADEVLLGVALTLVLAVGSQVLASRLRIPSLVILLPVGFLAGALTDDVDPQRLLGTAFQPVVGLAVAVILYDAGLALNLRAISAHRRVVIRLIALGTPITWAFAGFGSAMILGLPQQAALMLGAILVVSGPTVVGPLLAVVRPAERLHRILRWEGTLIDPVGAILGAVVFGAIVAPTRYGPGPQVLHFLASFAVGLVGGALGTALLWLLLNKLRLGEVLGTSAQLAAVVAAAATCDVVRDDTGLIAAIVMGLAAANLPSFDMPARRPFFETFVQLILGVLFVSISATVAPQTVRHHVLPTLGLVALLVLVARPVAAYVATLRSDLSWAERGFIAWMYPRGIVAAATATTFSAALVAEGVAGASRIMPATFLVIVATVTLYGLTAGPVARRLGVTRSVRTRPLLVGSDPWVIDLGRALRTAGLDVLMWAATDEQRDRVARAGLELVPDESIATAATRGAQLEHVTAVLLLTAEDDFNALASAIIDDTVDGPVYRLQPAAHRGVVAPYLGCAILFAAGTTRPAVERRIGNGATILARRDGAVPAGHELLFRVRAGGQLAPVTEDGEPAPQDGDTTVLLGPDLSSVRDPGIATTNERRATMEPS, from the coding sequence GTGACGGCTGACGAGGTCCTCCTCGGTGTCGCGCTGACCCTGGTCCTCGCGGTGGGCTCCCAGGTGCTCGCGAGCCGGCTGCGCATCCCGTCGCTGGTCATCCTGCTGCCCGTGGGCTTCCTGGCCGGTGCGCTGACCGACGACGTCGATCCCCAGCGGCTGCTCGGCACGGCGTTCCAGCCGGTGGTGGGGCTGGCCGTCGCGGTGATCCTCTACGACGCCGGGCTCGCCCTGAACCTGCGTGCGATCAGCGCCCACCGCCGCGTCGTGATCCGCCTGATCGCGCTCGGGACGCCGATCACCTGGGCCTTCGCGGGGTTCGGCAGCGCCATGATCCTCGGGCTGCCCCAACAGGCGGCCCTGATGCTCGGGGCGATCCTCGTCGTGTCCGGGCCCACGGTCGTCGGTCCGCTCCTGGCCGTCGTCCGGCCGGCCGAGCGGCTGCACCGGATCCTGCGCTGGGAAGGCACCCTGATCGACCCGGTGGGCGCGATCCTGGGCGCCGTCGTCTTCGGCGCCATCGTCGCGCCCACCCGGTACGGGCCCGGCCCACAGGTCCTGCACTTCCTGGCCAGCTTCGCCGTCGGGCTGGTCGGCGGCGCGCTCGGCACCGCCCTGCTCTGGCTGCTGCTGAACAAGCTGCGGCTCGGCGAGGTGCTCGGCACCAGCGCGCAACTCGCGGCCGTGGTCGCCGCGGCGGCGACCTGCGACGTCGTACGCGACGACACCGGGCTCATCGCGGCGATCGTCATGGGCCTGGCGGCCGCCAACCTCCCCAGCTTCGACATGCCGGCGCGCCGGCCGTTCTTCGAGACCTTCGTCCAGCTCATCCTCGGCGTCCTGTTCGTCTCCATCTCGGCGACCGTGGCCCCGCAAACTGTGCGCCACCACGTGCTGCCCACGCTCGGGCTCGTCGCCCTGCTGGTGCTGGTCGCCCGGCCGGTCGCGGCGTACGTCGCCACCCTCCGCTCGGACCTGAGCTGGGCCGAGCGCGGATTCATCGCGTGGATGTACCCGCGCGGCATCGTCGCCGCCGCCACCGCGACCACGTTCTCGGCGGCCCTCGTCGCCGAAGGCGTCGCCGGCGCGTCACGGATCATGCCGGCGACCTTCCTGGTCATCGTCGCCACGGTGACCCTGTACGGTCTCACCGCCGGACCCGTCGCCCGCCGGCTGGGCGTCACCCGGTCCGTCCGCACCAGGCCACTGCTGGTCGGCAGCGACCCGTGGGTCATCGACCTCGGGCGGGCGCTGCGGACCGCGGGCCTCGACGTGCTGATGTGGGCGGCGACCGACGAGCAGCGCGACCGCGTCGCCCGCGCCGGCCTGGAACTCGTGCCCGACGAGTCGATAGCCACGGCCGCCACCCGCGGCGCACAACTGGAACACGTCACGGCGGTGCTCCTGCTCACCGCCGAGGACGACTTCAACGCGCTGGCGTCGGCGATCATCGACGACACCGTCGACGGCCCCGTCTACCGCCTCCAACCGGCGGCCCACCGCGGCGTCGTCGCCCCGTACCTCGGCTGCGCCATCCTCTTCGCCGCCGGCACCACCAGGCCCGCCGTGGAACGCCGGATAGGCAACGGCGCCACCATCCTGGCCCGCCGCGACGGCGCCGTGCCCGCCGGGCACGAGCTCCTTTTCCGGGTACGCGCCGGCGGTCAGCTCGCCCCGGTCACCGAGGACGGGGAGCCCGCGCCCCAGGACGGCGACACGACGGTGCTGCTCGGCCCAGACCTGTCCAGCGTCCGCGATCCCGGGATCGCCACGACCAACGAGCGCCGCGCCACCATGGAGCCAAGCTGA
- a CDS encoding ketopantoate reductase family protein, with translation MRFVVYGAGAVGGTLAGLLADAGYEVRLVARGAHLAVIRRDGLRVLSPAGSRTYRLPATDAPGDLDWRPGDVVLLGVKGAQTSAAVRALAACADSGTPVVCVQNGVANERTALRRFADVYGVCVMFPATHVTPGVVVAHCAPVPGILDIGRYPHGVDGTAEAIAEAFRAATFHSVLRPDVMRWKYRKLLTNLSNAVEAVCGRLPAGAEVVARLRAEGEAVLRAAGIAFASESEDAERRGDILRRQPVEGQSRDGSSSWQSLARGTGSVETDYLNGEIVLLGRLHGVPTPVNAHAQRVANAHARAGARPGTRSLAEFMAGV, from the coding sequence GTGCGGTTTGTGGTGTACGGGGCGGGCGCGGTCGGGGGTACGCTGGCCGGCCTGCTGGCCGACGCGGGGTACGAGGTGCGGCTCGTCGCGCGGGGTGCGCATCTGGCGGTGATCCGCCGTGACGGGTTGCGGGTGCTGTCGCCGGCCGGCTCGCGGACGTACCGGCTGCCCGCGACGGACGCGCCCGGCGACCTGGACTGGCGGCCGGGCGACGTGGTGCTGCTGGGTGTGAAGGGCGCGCAGACGAGCGCGGCTGTCCGCGCCTTGGCGGCGTGCGCGGACTCCGGGACGCCGGTGGTGTGCGTGCAGAACGGCGTGGCGAACGAGCGGACCGCGTTGCGCCGCTTCGCGGACGTGTACGGCGTGTGCGTCATGTTTCCGGCGACGCACGTGACGCCGGGGGTCGTCGTGGCGCACTGCGCGCCGGTGCCGGGGATCCTCGACATCGGACGGTACCCGCACGGCGTCGACGGTACGGCCGAGGCCATCGCGGAGGCGTTCCGGGCGGCGACGTTCCACAGTGTACTAAGGCCGGACGTCATGCGGTGGAAGTACCGCAAGCTGCTGACCAATCTGTCCAACGCGGTCGAGGCGGTGTGCGGCCGGCTCCCCGCCGGTGCGGAGGTGGTGGCGCGGCTGCGGGCCGAAGGGGAGGCGGTGCTGCGGGCGGCGGGCATCGCGTTCGCTTCTGAGTCCGAAGACGCCGAACGCCGCGGCGACATCCTGCGGCGGCAGCCGGTCGAGGGCCAGTCGCGCGACGGCAGCTCGTCATGGCAGAGCCTGGCGCGCGGGACGGGGTCCGTCGAGACGGACTATCTGAACGGCGAGATCGTGTTGCTGGGGCGCCTGCACGGCGTACCGACACCGGTGAACGCGCACGCGCAGCGCGTCGCCAACGCCCACGCCCGCGCGGGTGCGCGGCCGGGCACGAGGAGCCTGGCCGAGTTCATGGCCGGGGTATAG
- a CDS encoding NAD(P)/FAD-dependent oxidoreductase, which yields MTTRVVVVGGGFAGVACANRLAGEPLVRTTLLDRNGYHQFQPLLYQVATAELAAEDVKFDLAKMFHRHDSVRTRTADVVSVDPEAPSVTLADGTTVDGDVLVLAGGAQPNFFHTSGAARYALPLYSVDDAERVRARVLELLRAAAAKPELAEDGALTFVVVGAGPTGVETAGALAELVRDVMEHVRAKVMLVDLGHIVLPAFSEKAHEYAVTQLKRRGVELRLGTAVSEVAADHIALADGTTIRTHLVVWGGGEMAAPLAARSGLPQGAGGRIDVRPDLTVTGHPAVYAVGDVANIPYGDEPALPQLGSVAAQAGDWAARNIIADLEGDGRESFHYRDKGIMAMIGRKAAVAEVGEHRHEMRGRFAFAAWLGVHASLLANAGAEMKAFTTWAEEFYLRPHHRSAELLDPTNDQVPPVGLATTRDG from the coding sequence ATGACCACGCGAGTCGTCGTGGTCGGTGGTGGGTTCGCCGGCGTGGCCTGCGCCAACCGGCTCGCCGGCGAGCCGCTGGTGCGTACCACGCTGCTGGACCGCAACGGCTACCACCAGTTCCAGCCGCTGCTCTACCAGGTGGCGACCGCCGAACTCGCCGCCGAGGACGTCAAGTTCGACCTGGCGAAGATGTTCCACCGGCACGACAGCGTCCGGACCCGCACCGCCGACGTGGTCTCCGTCGACCCGGAGGCGCCCTCGGTCACGCTGGCCGACGGCACCACAGTGGACGGTGACGTGCTGGTGCTGGCCGGCGGCGCGCAGCCGAACTTCTTCCACACCAGCGGCGCGGCGCGGTACGCCCTCCCGCTGTACAGCGTCGACGACGCCGAACGGGTCCGCGCCCGGGTGCTCGAGCTGCTGCGCGCCGCCGCCGCGAAGCCGGAACTGGCCGAGGACGGCGCGCTGACGTTCGTGGTCGTCGGCGCCGGGCCCACCGGGGTGGAGACCGCCGGCGCGCTCGCCGAACTGGTCCGGGATGTGATGGAGCACGTGCGCGCGAAGGTGATGCTGGTCGACCTCGGCCACATCGTCCTGCCCGCTTTCTCCGAAAAGGCACACGAGTACGCGGTGACCCAGCTCAAGCGCCGCGGCGTGGAACTGCGCCTCGGCACGGCGGTGAGCGAGGTCGCGGCCGACCACATCGCGCTCGCCGACGGCACGACGATCAGGACGCACCTGGTCGTGTGGGGCGGCGGCGAGATGGCCGCGCCGCTGGCCGCCCGCTCGGGCCTGCCGCAGGGCGCGGGCGGGCGCATCGACGTGCGGCCCGACCTGACCGTGACGGGCCACCCCGCCGTGTACGCGGTCGGCGACGTCGCGAACATCCCGTACGGGGACGAGCCGGCCCTGCCGCAGTTGGGCAGCGTCGCGGCGCAGGCCGGCGACTGGGCGGCCCGCAACATCATCGCCGATCTCGAAGGCGACGGCCGGGAGTCGTTCCACTACCGCGACAAGGGGATCATGGCGATGATCGGCCGCAAGGCCGCGGTCGCCGAGGTCGGCGAGCACCGCCACGAGATGCGCGGCCGCTTCGCGTTCGCGGCCTGGCTGGGCGTGCACGCCAGCCTCCTGGCGAACGCGGGGGCCGAGATGAAGGCGTTCACCACCTGGGCGGAGGAATTCTACCTGCGCCCGCACCACCGCTCGGCGGAACTGCTCGACCCGACCAACGACCAGGTCCCGCCCGTCGGCCTGGCAACTACCCGCGACGGGTAG
- a CDS encoding vWA domain-containing protein produces the protein MNSYAPRAVLAGLALGALLLAAPGPAAAGPSTDDIHRALGIDSVAADYIVLVDTSSSMQGARYAGVKTGLLSFLAALAPEDQVSLVTFDARATAVWTGPAGRSPQRIVDRLPKEARGTNTDIGLALEQAIRLLGRDGAPTIATVVLLTDGIHDPKRGSPYPFDKGYAWDQLRRTAQRLTKDSLSGYAIPLAGATGAKLLSKVVPGTVVLNPTAIDRATQLLEQPKRKVQAVKARQRLGDDLTRGVVVTWPPEAGRLRAGRQELTVVLRSTTAHIPIEVRDLVVSSDRPDVTVRPPDTTVTLEPNQSASVTLAVEWDPGAPTWKPWDTTSVEGTFSLSGRASTPWADALAADGMTFEPRLSGGAGDIRGTAQHGRPLWWLSFLAGAVLLVLLGRTLVRGRLRPAMLGALVATAPATRERTTMPLSGRQGTISKATAGIGGSGRVRGVREGLLSRQARIEISYTHNGSPDHTETKRCSPGESVVVSGVEFLWQPTR, from the coding sequence ATGAATTCGTACGCCCCTCGCGCCGTACTGGCCGGTCTGGCGCTCGGCGCCCTGCTCCTCGCCGCGCCCGGTCCCGCAGCGGCGGGTCCGTCCACTGACGACATTCATCGGGCCCTGGGCATCGACAGCGTCGCGGCCGACTACATCGTCCTGGTCGACACCTCGTCGTCGATGCAGGGCGCGCGGTACGCCGGGGTGAAGACCGGGCTGCTCAGCTTCCTGGCCGCCCTGGCACCCGAGGACCAGGTCTCCCTGGTGACGTTCGACGCCCGCGCGACCGCGGTGTGGACGGGGCCGGCCGGGCGGTCCCCGCAGCGAATCGTCGACCGCCTGCCCAAGGAGGCACGCGGCACCAACACCGACATCGGGCTCGCGCTGGAGCAGGCGATCCGGTTGCTCGGCCGGGACGGCGCACCCACCATCGCCACCGTCGTCCTGCTCACCGACGGCATCCACGACCCGAAGCGCGGCAGCCCCTATCCGTTCGACAAGGGCTACGCCTGGGATCAGCTGCGCCGCACGGCGCAGCGCCTCACCAAGGACTCGCTGAGCGGGTACGCGATTCCGCTCGCGGGCGCCACCGGCGCGAAGCTGCTGAGCAAGGTCGTACCCGGGACGGTCGTGCTGAACCCCACCGCCATCGACCGCGCCACCCAACTGCTGGAGCAGCCCAAGCGGAAGGTCCAAGCGGTGAAGGCGCGGCAGCGGCTCGGCGACGACCTGACCCGGGGCGTCGTCGTGACATGGCCGCCAGAGGCCGGCCGGCTGCGCGCCGGGCGGCAGGAGCTGACGGTGGTCCTCCGGTCGACCACCGCGCACATCCCCATCGAGGTACGCGACCTGGTGGTGTCGTCGGACCGTCCGGACGTCACCGTACGGCCGCCGGACACGACCGTCACGCTCGAGCCGAACCAGTCCGCCTCGGTCACCCTCGCCGTGGAGTGGGACCCCGGCGCGCCGACCTGGAAGCCGTGGGACACCACGTCGGTCGAGGGCACGTTCAGCCTCTCCGGTCGGGCGAGCACCCCCTGGGCCGACGCGCTGGCGGCGGACGGCATGACGTTCGAGCCGCGCCTGTCCGGCGGGGCGGGCGACATCCGGGGCACCGCCCAGCACGGCCGGCCGCTCTGGTGGCTGAGCTTCCTGGCCGGTGCCGTGCTGCTGGTGCTCCTCGGCCGGACGCTGGTACGCGGCCGGCTCCGCCCCGCCATGCTCGGCGCGCTGGTCGCGACCGCACCGGCGACCCGGGAGCGGACCACGATGCCGCTCAGCGGGCGCCAGGGCACGATCAGCAAGGCGACGGCCGGCATCGGCGGCAGCGGCCGGGTGCGCGGCGTACGCGAGGGCCTGCTGTCCCGGCAGGCCCGGATCGAGATCAGCTACACCCACAACGGCTCACCCGACCACACCGAGACCAAGCGTTGCTCGCCGGGCGAATCCGTCGTCGTCAGCGGAGTCGAGTTCCTGTGGCAACCGACGCGATGA